From the genome of Clavelina lepadiformis chromosome 2, kaClaLepa1.1, whole genome shotgun sequence:
GTTAGTAAATACCAAAGATAATAAACACCTAGTTAGTAAACACAtacaacatttaaacacaaaacagtATAAACATGTGCGATTTAAACATGTAACCATTTTAGGCGTTTCTTTTTGGCCTCACTTGTCGTGTTTAATTAAAGTGTTTAACAAAATGACAGTGTACACAAGGATTTAATTGTGCATTTCGTCATGAGTTCTCTTCTAACGTGTCTCCCACCCTCCCAATCAAAATAGTTTCGAATAACAGCTTTGACAtgatattttacaatattttcggCCACCGGGTATCCATAAATCACGCTTAGCATGTCTAAATGGAAGAAATAAGAGTTAGTAAAAATACATATCTGTTCAATTAGCCTATACAGACCATATATTTTCTTGTGCTGAAGTATCCTATACAAATTCTATATTTTCTAATTGTTACACTATTCTATTTTGCATACCACAGAGAGTACATATATTTTAGACCTATTAAACACATAAGTTAGTTTTTTAAAGCGATAATGCAATAGATGAAGGGCAATATAGCTTCCCCATAGCAAATCTATCACAGCAAACTTCACTTTAAAGTGCATCCCGAAATGGCAAAACTTGCTCTAATAAGTGGTTTCTCTTATAAAGGATAAGAACTGTATTCACTGCAAAGAGGTTGCATAAAAGAAAAGTCACTCAAGTTTTGATATTTGGGCGTTTTTATGCTCATTAACTGAACATCCCGACCCTTGCACAATACCAGGAAAAAAGAAACGGTCAATTTTACCCCAATTGCCACCAAAGTTCAACAGCAAAAGCCAGTGTTCAAACGCTTTTTATACCAGATGCATGTCGCGAAATGAAAAATTGCTCCAATACAGTGGTGACTTTTAAGAGGAAAATCATTATTCTCGCCATCTCAGCAAAATTTCCTCTATTAAGCAGTTTGTTCCATTAAGTGAGATTTACGATAGTTGTCATCTAATACAGGCTTACCTTGTAAAACATTGCACACAATATGCTCCTTAAAGCATAATTTCTCTCTTCGCATCCTTCCCTTTCCGATTCCAGTCCATGTAAAAGTTCTTAAAACTTCTGTTGCCATGAAGGCTTTTAGAAATGATCTTTTACCGAACTGTAACTTGCCAACAGCCAGTTTGCTTTGCAATTGTTATGTCTGACTTAAAATGTCgttgtttgatttaaaaaaatcaagtttataaaaccgtggtgtaattgtaaatattGCGAAACCATTTTCAAATTAGGGTATGAAACCTGCAACGGCAATCAAAGAAAACCCTGTTTGAATGCCGGTTTTGATGTTTAGCTTGTTGTTTCATGATTGGAATATATAAATAACGTTTGAAAACCCTCCAactaaattatgaaaaaaaaacaaatttgcaaagttGCAATACAATAATTGTATTCTATATTGCATCGTGTAATTGTAATATTTGAATTATTCAACACTGTGCCATTTTTGCGGCGACGGCGTTCCATATGATTCGCGGGCGATGGTGGAAGTTCTTGAACATTTCGTACCGTTCTTCATAATAGCGACATGTAAATTTATAAGCGTATTAATGGTCCCAGCTTATATTAAAACAAtggtgaaaacaaaaaaattattatagtTTAGTGCACTGCTCAACAGCTCGAAAACTAGCGAACTAAGTTTATTAAACTGCCTCACACCATTCAACAGCTTTCTATATGTTACTATTGCAAACATTTGCAACATGGTAGGACTAACGTACTTGGTTTAGTAGAATACTTATTTATTTAGCTCACAAAAGTGTGTCTAAAATAGAACTGTACTTAAGCAGTTTATATGGCATACGTTTCTGTAAATGAaagtaaaaactttattttgactCTAGACTTTACCGTTATTATCGAACGAGATTCTACTCATATGCCTCACATACCTGGACATCATATAACTTTTCTTTGCGGTCACAATGCTTGGTGTATGTGCGGTAAGGCGTACGTTAGGATCCCAAACCAAAAGCCAAACGTCAACCACATATATTGATGTTCGCCACGCAAGGCTTGCACCTTAACCACACAAAATTTCCGTCTGGAGCTTCGAGATAAGTTGTTAAAAGTCACCCCATTCGTCTTATGCAAAAACAGTTATATGTgtatgttgtctgaaccgtgttaaccaaattttaaagtaaaataaaaacaggatatagtttggcactctgaaggttaaagaaaaatataaagttaaccttcagagtgccaaactatatcctgtttttttaatttacagttATATGAATGTCATTATTTcatataattttttcaaaccaaaaataaccaaaacgAATATTTTGCACCCATTATGATAATACACCGTTTTAGAGGTAAAAGTTGGCTACGCTGGTTCACCAGTCTATTTTATCAGAAGTAATTGTTTTCATCGTTAGGCCCGAATATTAATGACGTTATTCCATTTCTTCATTTATCTTGCTTTTTTGTCTTTAATCATTCCTTCTAAAATTAATGTAGGAAGTTTTCCACTGCTGCCCCGGAGAATATGCTCTGCTCATGTTATACTTTGTAttataaaatttgtcattAGCATTATACTGTGTGGCACGTCCAACTGGTGATCTTTCCACCCAACTGATCTTTACCAGTATTTTAATACACCACAACTCAAACGCTTGCAGCAGTGGTGTAGCTAGGAGGAGAGCAGGGGAACGGCCTCTCCCACTGagcatatttttttcaaaattggcGCCTTTTCAATTGTTCAAATCTTCCCACTTCCCACGGGCTTCCAGAGAGTCGGTAGTTGAGGCGATTTTGCAAAACCTTTCCAGCTATATAAAAAGGACTTTAGACAGAATTATAATTATTGATTATGATTGATATATAGAAGGGCATACTTGAAACATTAAGCACATATGAAATCTCAGTTTATCTTATATTTTGGAATAAATTGTTACAGAAGTCTTTCGTCTGTCCACAGCATACTTACAGAGAATCAGTTTAGATTGGTAAAGGCTGCTACCAAAATTAGGGTTTTGAAGACGACATGAAAAACTGTCGAGCTGAGTATGAATGTCAGTTTGAGCAGATCAAAAAAGAAGCAACTGAATTGACCCAAAAGTGCAATGTTAATACAGAATATAGGAGTTACAGAAAAGAAACGAAAACGAAAAGATGCCATGATGAAATGGCATATGATGAAAGAAGCTTTAAAGAATTGTGTTAACTTTAGTACCGTCATGGCGCCTTTTAACAAAGCTTACTCCCCCTAACTTAAAAACCTGGCTACGCCTCTGGCTTGTTTGATTACATTGTAATAAGTCCACACTTGACAACTTgacaacaataaataaaaatagaacaCGCATAGCGTCTCAAAAACCGAATCTTTAGTTTCATGATGTCCCATCTCAGAAACATTGTGCATTcccaaaattttgcttttatttttcctattcttcttcttcttaTCTCTTCTTCAGTTTTTCCATCTTTAGTAATtctatttcaaaaatattgatatttttaaaaattactccaattttttgtttattgtctGTTTAAGTATAGGACTTTCAGGTTTGGATTTGCATACGCATGTTGTGTTAGTCGGGAAATTACATACTGTAACTTCATTCCATAATCTTTGCATTTTGAGCATTATGAGTCAGTATTAATTGTAGCAACTGTGCATAACTGGCCATTAAAATATTGCCGTCAGTATATTTTGGATTATAGTCACAATAAGTGCCACTTAATTTTGATcctttgcaatttttcacaaCTTTTTGGAAAAGCATTTTGCTGCGGAGTTTGATTAAGGATGATAACAGCACATATCCTTATCCAACTCCATGCCGAATGGTAACTGCATTGAAGCATGACCTTGCTGTCGTCATCTTTCCTGTATGTACCTAATATTGTTCATTAATAACCCTTCATTTTCTGCTACAAAACCTGCAAACCTGAAGATACAACAACGTTCTtttccaaattaaaaattcgAGAACAGAATTTTTTATAGTAACCCTATTAATCACCTGATCatagatttaataaaattcGTTTGAAATTATTTCGAACCGCGAACGCCATTTATCGCTTCTCTGCGCGCATCACAAAACCTGTTAGGTCATAAATAAATTCTGCTGCAGGCAAGACAGTTAGGTTTTTGCAAgacaaaattgcttttattttatcagtaCGTTGTAGCAAACgagtttgttctttttgttgtgtaagttttgtcgatttatattttatcagattcttgtttaatgtttttcttaTTAATTTGGACTTTTATCGGTTTAACGTGTGTTATCTTTTagaattgtaaattttaattagtttataAGCCTAAAATATATCATCGccatttttccaaatgaaTTTTACTGCCAAAGCGTACCCCAGTAAGTttattgtacatattttgttaGATATACTTAATAGTATACCGACGTAAAGTTGGTTACCggttatttgtttatttattgaccTTTGATAAACAGCTTCATCTATAGGGATAAGAAAAAAAGTAGAAAACTAAGATGTAGGAAATCAACTTTATCTGCGAATACGAAATAGAATAAATAACAAGGTTCtttatgtttttaatgtgTAACTTGTGTATGTATTTTTTCTctatcaaaaatttaaaagaaaaagtttgcatGTAACCTCTGTAGTTTAGCGAGTGCTTTCTCATGTCAGGGCACAGTTGTCATGGTTAAGTCTATAACACCGGTTATAAACGTTTTGTTCACTGTTACCCTATTCAGTTTTTATGTTAGTTTGCatggtgtaccgacacttaatcaagcgacacttaatcacgcgacgcttaatcaccgacacataatcactaggacatttaatcacgcgacacataatcactaggacatttaatcacgcgacacataatcactaggacatttaatcacgcgacttggatacttaatcacgcgacatttaatcacgcgacacataatcacttggatgcgacTGCCAAAGGCTTCCttggtctttcttttagaactccccgacaattgttttgactccgttgcacCGGCTTTCtctttctttaaatcaacaccagcttcataaagtctaattgttacaTTGTCCGaaagtataacctatgtaatatctaacattattctactgtattgtcaccgaagctcttgaccaaagtaccatcaaaacgttacaccgtaaaatacaatgctacttgaaactgTGTCAGAGCGTCGGTTTTGGAACTCTGGAACAATGCCAATGAatgaattattacaatttactatcacgaccggtttacaatttactatcacggCTTTGGCAAGACAGGCTATCAGTCAAATGAAGGTGAATATGGGTGAACTGTCAGCCAGTACAAACAACGTCATCGGGTCTGTAAGCAGAGACTTGGAACCAGGTGTACTCATGGCGCTGCCAAAAAAGCAATCTTTGAAGCGGACCTTGCAGAGAAAACGTCGCGATATGCTGACTGCACACTGTACGGCCGCTCTACAGTCTCCGATGGATACTAATTTCACAATACTAGAAACATTCCAGCGCATGATTTTGCACGACTCTGGACCTGGAAACAATCGTCTGATTCTTCTTGGCAGCAGGGATCTGCTAGACGGTTTGGCCAGAGCGAAATTGTGGCTAGCTGATGGAACGTTCAAGGTTGTACCGTCTTTGTTCTTTCAACTGTACACAGtacattttgaacttgttcCCGGTCTTATTCCTGCAGCAGTTTACTGCCTCGTTCAAAATAAAACGCGAGTAACGTACGATCGCATCCTtgatgcaattaaaacaatgatccCCACTGctgtacaaggcactgaaactgcgcgtgcaaaacacagttgaccgttatctgtcaagcgagattttagtctatcttcgtgcagttgcttacatttcccatgcataacattgctgtaaattgtaaatgtaaaaaaatattgtaaatgtgtgattaaatgtggcgtgattaaatgtcctagtgattatgtgtcggtgattaagcgtcgcgtgattaattgTCGCGTGAtgaagtgtcaccaaaccagTTTGCATGCACCGCTAATACTTTTTTCACGCTTTTACTTGCTACGACGATCTTGTGGTGCTGTACAACTAACGCACTTTTCCACCACTATCTTATAAAACATTACAGCACTGCAAAAAAACTCCTTAAATTAATAACTGTAATCAATTCTTGTTATTGGTAAGCGTTTGTAACAACCTTGGATCAGCACTTAAAACAGCGATCAGTATATAGAGACAAACGTCCACTGGATCCACAAACTGCACTGTAAGCTAAATACAAAAGTTGAAATAACCCAGGGTCAGGTTGCACggtttaaaacagaaatatatttcacttTTATACCTACACGCATCATCAGTCTGTaggaataaataaaataaagtaacataaaaacaCGTTCATAAAATCATTACGATCATCAAGAATGGCTATGATGGtgttttaatgttattttattcattCTGACAAACTGATAATGCCTATAGGTATACaagtgaaatatatttctgtttcaaACCGTGAAAACTGACCCTGGTTAATTTTGCGTTTTCTGTTTAGCTTGTTATTGGTATAGAATCAAATCTGTCTTTAAAGACTGGATTATCAAAAAATGGCGGATTCAGACATGTAAACGGGTCTTATATTGTTAACTTGAACCAGAATATGCAAGCCTGAAACCGATAATTTATTTGAAGCCTAACTTAGGCCTGAAAGTTGTGGGTTCATGtgccccagtttgggaagccctgccAATAGTTTTCTACAAAGAAAACGTTAACTTGCTTTTATTAGCCTATACCTAAGTTTTCTGAAACGGCGACTTGGTCATTTCCAGAGAAAaatgaagatgaaaatgtGCAGACTTTGAACGAAACCTGCAGGGTAATTTATGCGTGTCTCATTTAAAACAGCAGCGAAATTGAAAGCAAGATGTGTAAACAAAATACGACAAAGatttgaattaaaattgaTCACTTTAttacacaaatttttaaactataaaGATTACCAATACGAATATTTTAAActatgaaaataacaaaatagaattttccaaatttgaaaatgcgaaaactaAGTTATTATAAATGGGAAAAGATTAAAACGGAAATGTTCACAGCAGCTACCCTATATTGCTTgattatgtttaaaaaaatcaattgaTTAGTAAGGACTGGGAGCGTGAGTTACCTCATTTCTGCATTTTTTGTACACATAACAAAACCAGTTTGTTTCATAGCAACTTCAAACAAGTTCTGCTACAGAAAATATAGCCAGGTATTTACAAAACTAGTACGTTCATTGCAATCAATTTTTAAGCCAAATTTTGTGAGTGAGTGTGTGGCTTTATTTGTATAAGTTTCATCGATTTACATTTTATCAATTCCTTTTTGATGTAGCCTGCTTTATTAAATTTGACTTCTATCACTTTTTTGTGGATCATCTTTTAAGATTGTGCATTTTAACTAACTTAGTTTATACATTGGAACTAGTTCATGTGTGAACCTGTGTGGGTTATACACTGCTTTTTGTAAGAACTTTGtagaaaagtttgtttgtagCTTTTGTAGTTTTGTTAGTGGTTTCATGTGTTTGGGCACGATTATCATTACAAAGTCTATGTAGTTTTCTACAAAAAAGCGTTAACTCACTTTTTTTAGCTTACCTAAGTTTACTGAAATGGCAAATTGgttgtttttgaaagaaaaacaaaaaggaaGCCGTAACTGCACAGTCTTTGAACAAAACCCTCAGGCTAATTTATGCACGTCACGTTTACAACCAGCAGccaatttgaaaacaagattTATGAACAAGAAACGAGAAAGGTTTTACGTTGACTGAACGATTTCAATGAGCCAATTTCAGCGACAACAATTACTTCATAAcgacaaaacaaagaaacaaattgaagGTTAAACGTTTCTTACTCCTTTTTGTTGTGTGATTGTTTAATGCAATAGTAAGCAGCATGCAGTTCTTGACACTGCTTATTGCTATCACATTAATAACTCGTAAATGTCCATGACATGTATAGTGACAATCTGACAGACGCGCAGCTGGGTGAGATTGATGACATTATACCGaaaattgttatatttgtttgaGCTTGTTTAGTTGGTATAGCTTTTTACTTACCATTCTGAAGGCGAATAGAAAGACGGTTGTTGGAGTGATTTTGAAGCTGTATAAGCTGGCAAGCTCGTTGGAGCCTTTTTCACCGTTTTGAAGAAAGCACTTTACTTTCAATCATGTGGATATTGAGTAAAGGATACTATACTTATTCAGTTTCACCAAATAATGTtctattttaagtaaaatctGCACCGGCTATCTTAACTGCGATATTTATTTGCGTGTTTGTTTATATACCAAATAGTATGAAACCATATACGCCTACTGTACTTAAGTATAGAATTGAAGATTTgaagaaatttgattttttccaaattcgatATTTTTTCCTAAAACCAAACAACTGAACCAAAATCAAGCCAGCCCTCCTTTACATGTCCAACCACTCAATGTTGTAATTTTATGGAAAAAAGTTCAAAGGTCCACGAATCACAACATGCAATACGCGATTTGCTATCTTCATAGAAATCGTCAGAATTTTTTCCTAAACCTAATAGTTAGGTAACCACAGTGACAGGCAACCTTCTGTGTTTGATAATGTACCCACTATTTTTAAGTGtgctaattgttttataaatcaTTGTTATGAAATTGATGATAAATGATGTTGCAGATTCCACGGTAGTAAGTAATGCATCGGTTGTAGCCGACAAGGAGTCACAAGGAAGCAAATATGATGAACGACAACGACTGGagaagaaaaacgtttttgtccAAAGATTGGTGTTCTATGTTTTCACAATAACCTTCTCTAAATAAGCTAGTGCTTGCCGCAACGTGTTCTAGTAAAGTAGTCCTAGGCTCTACTGTAGGCTTATATAAATTTTCATGGTGTTGCGGGAAGAGGGAATATGTAGCATTCATTTTGTAAACGGTAAACTTTGTTTACTTGCAGTTTTACTTTGAAGTTGAATCAAGTATGACGATCATATAGCCTACTTAATGGACCGGGGACACAAGATCAAATTGCTTGGTAAGTGACGAtttgtttcttatttactttgtACTTTTAAGACCGAGAAAGAATGATAACCTGAGTTGGATtaaaaaaagcataaaaatgagattaaaaaaggaaatacatcaaaagtgaaattattaaaatatgctACACCGTTACATTAAAGCCATTGAGGGGCTGATATCTGCTACATTTTGGAGAGGTTCTTATACATTGTTTATATGTGTAGCCCATTAATTTTTCTTCTCACATTGATACGAGTTCggttgttttctttcttggtGTTTATTGTcggctttaattttttttgatagTTGGTAATAAGCTTTTTGTTGTGATCGCATTTATGCGATGTAgatttaatttgttaaaaaacagGATGTTGGACGGCAAGATGTGCATTTACAATGCCAACGAAGCAATTAGCCAAGCGATTCTGGATAATGGGCCTTATTGGGTGTTCATCTGTTCAATTAGTTATAAGGCTGGAACTTCAACGGACACTGAGTTAGCCAGAAATTCGATCTGCTGCATCTGTTCGTATTAGGCCACAAAAATAGAATTCATTGAAAACTACCAAATTAAACAAGGAAAgaacataggcctatagcctattTGGGATTTAAACATATATTTCTGGAATGTAGAATCAAATCTTTAAGCTACCGATGATTTAACTTGTACTCTCACCTCAGAACCTGAAATTAATTCGTTCCAGGGCTCGTTTAAGTTGAAAACATCCGACTTCCAAAAGAGTGTACCAATAAAAAAAGTGAATACAAAGATCCGATCGCAGATACCAAAATATCCATGTCAAAGTTCaaatatttagattttagGCAAAAACATTCTGTTTAAATTCTTCAACTTAAATTGCAATAATCTAGCCTAGCATTACAGTATAGGCTGCATGcaaacttaaaaatataaaaattaaaggaaagaaaaagaaagagaaaaagtttattggataCCAACTGCTTTCATGTTATAGTTGATTTCCAATAACGGAGTTGCCTATAAATACATTTAGGCGTTGATTATGTtcgagttttaaaaaaattcgttTTCTATGGAACACAAGTTACTCTTAAGAATTGTTCggatttcaagtttttttgaGTGAAAGACGTTCGGGTTCTGAGGTATCACTGGAATTGATAACTGATTTGAAGTTATTTCTGCtctatttgattttattccaATATTGACTTTATTACGGACTTGGTGTTTTGACGCTTAAACCTGCCCAAATTATATAACACCTGCAGCAAATAAGGTCCGCCCTTTGCATTTCTTTACCCAGGGTTTGGTAGATTTTTGTTGCGGTTGACTTTAGATGCCATAGGAAATTTAAACTGCAGTTTAGACTATTTTGGTTTGGGAATTTTAAGAAGAGAAGGCTGAAAAGTTTCGTTAGGGTATACCATGCGATTGTACTTTGGGCCTTGTTTCCAGCCAAATTTGGGCCAAATACACTGAACGAAGATAAAGCTAAAAGCGTTTAAAAATTAGCGGGCTTTGTTTTCTGCAGGTATCTCATAGCGAATTCGTTAATATCTTGAGTGCTGGACTCGAGTCTAAagataaataaattaacttgCGACTAAAGTTTGATGATTTCATGCATGGTCTGTCTCGTGACGTATGTCACGTCCTGATGCGCTAACCACAGTCTCAAAATGGCAGGTAGTGGATTTTCGCCAGAAAGTAAAGTGAAAAGCAGCAGCTGACGTATTTTGCAGagaattacaataaaaacgtACCGGAAGCTCGGTCGTAAAAGCTTGCTACATACAACAGAATCCAATCTCAAAAGAGGGCTTTACTGTACAACACTTAGTTTCTGCCCTTCACTAAAAGCTCAAAAGTAGAATAACTTCACTACGCCAGTAGCCGTTTACATAGATGTAAACACATATAAAGAAACAGTGCACTTACACactataaaaataacttaataacAGTTTAAGGAGTAgtatataaataaaacaaactttaaatagTAACACACAGCTTATCCCGCAAAACTAGTGCCCCTCGCAAACAGGTTGATACAACACCTAAATGCAGTACTAATTAAACTGGTGCACAGAAATATCCCGTGATATCcatatcacaaaaatacagCGTGTTTTTGCACAAGCAATCCGTGTTTGATACCCAAGTGACGCTACAATCGTGATGCCTTTGGGTAAGTCACTCTTGTTCAATATTTCTGGAGAACACTTTCAAATTAGGGCAGTGCAAAAACAACACAGTACAAAATATCTGTGTCTATAtcaaaacttgcacaaaggctagatTATCTCGGTAACCGGGGTTCAAGCGATGAGGAAAGAGGTCGCgtaaagactttcctcagccTGATGTAAagattatgatatcataacaTACGCAATTGTGCCAGACATGTTCGATTAAAGTGTTGGGTTGAAGGGCGCTCATTGCCTTAACATTTACATAGCGTCACTTTGTCATTGAAATTGAGAAACATTAAAGAGGCATGTACCCGGCAAACCGACCATACGGTCCAATAAAGAATATTTGTCGACTCAACGTTAGCATTTTTATCTATAATTAAGATCTGTGGTTCTATCAGCTTGCAAAGAGTAGCGTGTCATTCGGTTTGCTGTAAAAAGCTCTTTCTTCATGCGCTTCTGTTGTAAAAGCATAAAGcatgaaaatgtttacattATATTTTAAAGCTTTGAGTTAAATTAATAACACTGTACCAAAGATTGTTTTAGATATAACGACACTTTTCGAAAGGCTGCTTGGTCAAAATGGCTCATCCCTTACGCCTCCTTGATGATTTACATATAACTAGCAAATATGATCTTTACGAGATCTTTTTGAAATTCCCGTTACATTTCCAGGGTGTTTCACTCAAATAACTTGCATCGATTTTCAAAAGATTTATAACCTTTATTCAAACGAtctgtagcctatattttcAACATGAAATTTTCCAACTTTTCTGTTTGGAATAACTTTCTCGCGTTCCACATTTCAACCTAAGTTGGAGTAAAACAAGTATAGGTAGTAAATACGTGTCGGATTTTGTGACGGCTTTTGTTGTAATGATTATAGGTGTATAAGTATAGGTATTAAATGCAAAAAGCATAAATATCAAACATATACCTAAAGTAGGGCTGCATTAATGTCTTTGAGTGCCCGGTCAATACCAACCGTaggtttatt
Proteins encoded in this window:
- the LOC143445284 gene encoding uncharacterized protein LOC143445284 produces the protein MLLETVSERRFWNSGTMPMNELLQFTITTGLQFTITALARQAISQMKVNMGELSASTNNVIGSVSRDLEPGVLMALPKKQSLKRTLQRKRRDMLTAHCTAALQSPMDTNFTILETFQRMILHDSGPGNNRLILLGSRDLLDGLARAKLWLADGTFKVVPSLFFQLYTVHFELVPGLIPAAVYCLVQNKTRVTYDRILDAIKTMIPTAVQGTETARAKHS